Within Alteromonas sp. LMIT006, the genomic segment AAATGATCAAATGGGACGCGCGAAAACTGCTGACCAACAATACCTGTTTCTTTGAAAAACTGTAATTTGTCTGCAGCAAAATATTTCGGCGTGATCTCAATTAATAAATCCGTCAGTGCGAGAGAATTCTCGGACATTTTGACCATCGCTCGATTCCCTGCAGCAAACGCCGCCGCCAAGCCGATAAAGCTCAAATTAATCGGAAAATTCCACGGAATAATTAAGCCCACCACACCCAAAGGTTGCGGCACGACTTTGTTAGAGCCTCCAAAATACATAGCGTAATCAATTTTGCGACGCTGGACTTTCATCCACTTTTTTAATGCTTTCTTGGTATGGCCGATGTCATCCATCGCCACAATCAGTTCTGCCAGCATGGTTTCATGATACGCGCGGTTGCCGTAGTCTTTATTAATCGCTTCGGCAATGGCGTCACGATTTTCAGAAAGTAATCTTTTGAGATTACTCAAGTGCTCTAAACGCTCTTCACGAGACTCGTAAGGGTGCACGTCAAAAGCCGTTCGCTGCATTGTATAATGCGCTAATAACGCTTGATAGATAGTTTCCGGGTCGTTATCAGGTACAGGAATATTGCTATCAGTGGCACTAGCATGGGTTGATTGTGAGTCCAATGCTTCTGTGTGTTGCACTTCCGTAGTTAGGGTATCACTGTCGATCATAGGTTAAGTCCTTATTGTTATATTCACTTTATACAATAGTTGGCCATGACAGTTCAAATTTTATCCTCGTTCGAGACAAAAAACCCAGCCGAAGCTGGGTTTCTCAAAAAGGGGTGTTGACCGATAAGCCGGGTTCTGTCGTGGACAATCATTCATCTAGGCCAATAATCGCTCATTGGCTCAAGCAACCTACCCGTTCCCAGCGCGGGTCACACATAATGGGAACCTATTTGGTCTTGCTCCGAGTGGAGTTTACCGTGCCGTTGTCTGTTACCAGCAACGCGGTGCGCTCTTACCGCACCCTTTCACCCTTACCAAGCGAACTTGGCGGTCTACTCTCTGCTGCACTAGTCGTCAGCGCTTGCGCACTGCCCAGGCGTTACCTGGCACCCTACCCTGCGGAGCCCGGACTTTCCTCCCCCTCACCGATGTGAGGCAGCGATTGTCTGGTCAACGTGAGCATTTTACGGGGTTCGATACGCAGAGTCTAAAGGTTTATGCGATAATTGACCGTATTATTCTGGTAACACTGCGTTGTGATAGACATTTTGCACGTCATCACAATCGTTGAGCATTTCGATGAATTTTTCAAACATCGGCAAATCATCCACGCTGATTTCCGTTTCTGTCTGTGGCACAAAGGTGATTTCATCAACGTCTAACGTTGTGTCAGGATAAGCATCTGCTAAAGCGTTTTTCACCGCAAAATACTCTGTATGTGGGGCAAAAACAGTAATCTTGCCATCTTCTGATTCAACGTCTGTCACATCGACATCCGCTTCTATCAAAGCTTCTAATACGGCATCTTCATCATCGCCATCGAACGAAAAAATCGCACTGTGATCGAACATATGTGCCACCGCACCTGGGGCGCCAATTTTGGCTTTGGTTTTGGTAAAGCAATTACGAACATCTGTGATGGTACGGTTGTTATTATCGGTTAAACAATCCACAATGACCATACAGTTACCTGGACCAAAACCTTCATAACGCGCTGGAACAAAGTCTTCACCCGCGCCACCAACCGCTTTGTCGATAGCCTTATCAATCACGTGCCCAGGGACTTGGTCTTTTTTGGCTTTTTCGATTAAACGCTTTAAAGAAAGGTTGGCTTCAGGATCCGTTCCACCATTTTTGGCGACCACGTAAATCTCTTTACCGTATTTGGAATAGACTTTGGTTTTTTGCCCAGCGGTTTTCGCCATGGCATTTTTGCGAACTTCAAATGCGCGACCCATAAGAACTCTCTTAATATTATAATTTTAGATATCAGTTAATAGTATTAGTTTATCACGGCTTAAGGCAAATGCGCTAACGCAAGGTAGTCCTCAGATTGCATCTCTTGTAATCGTGATAAGCAACGACGAAATTCAAAATTCAATCGCCCTTCGGTATACAACTCCAACAAGGGCACTTCGGCGGAGATAATAAGCTTTACGTTGCGCTCATAAAATTCATCGACCATCGCGATAAAACGCCTAGCAATGTCATCCGTCGCCAACCCCATTTGTTCAACGTTGGCTAACAGTACCGTGTGATACAACCGAGATAACTCCATATAATCTGCTTGGGACCGCGGTCCGTCACACAGTTCTCGGAAACTGAGCATGAGTACCCCATCGGCATTGCGCATACTTGTAATAGGACGATTCTCAATGGTGATCACTTCATCGACTGTACCGGCTTCAGGCGCAAGTTGCGCAAAGTAGGTGTCCAAATTCAATTGCGCTTGCGCGTCTAACGGATGATGATAAATCTCGGCTTGTTGTAAGGTGCGCAAACGATAATCCACCCCACTATCCACGTTCACAATGCGCGTATTTTGATTGATTAAATCAATGGCGGGTAAAAAACGTGCCCTTTGCAAGCCATTGCGATACAGGTCATCCGGAACGATATTGGATGTCGCTACCAAAACAATACCTTGAGCAAATAAGTTCTCCATCAAGGTGCCCAAAATCATGGCATCCGTGATATCGGAGACAAAAAACTCATCAAAACAGATCACTCTCGCCTCGTTGGCTAAACGCGCAGCGACGATTTTAAGTGGATCGGATTGACCGTCTAGGGTTT encodes:
- a CDS encoding YebC/PmpR family DNA-binding transcriptional regulator, with protein sequence MGRAFEVRKNAMAKTAGQKTKVYSKYGKEIYVVAKNGGTDPEANLSLKRLIEKAKKDQVPGHVIDKAIDKAVGGAGEDFVPARYEGFGPGNCMVIVDCLTDNNNRTITDVRNCFTKTKAKIGAPGAVAHMFDHSAIFSFDGDDEDAVLEALIEADVDVTDVESEDGKITVFAPHTEYFAVKNALADAYPDTTLDVDEITFVPQTETEISVDDLPMFEKFIEMLNDCDDVQNVYHNAVLPE
- the zapE gene encoding cell division protein ZapE, with the protein product MSEQLTPWQKYQADLQRDDFSHDPAQENAVRELQRLYNELTQPQKKLTWRVKIKARFGKGMQRPSIQGIYFWGGVGRGKTYLVDTFYECLPFERKMRVHFHRFMHRVHSELKTLDGQSDPLKIVAARLANEARVICFDEFFVSDITDAMILGTLMENLFAQGIVLVATSNIVPDDLYRNGLQRARFLPAIDLINQNTRIVNVDSGVDYRLRTLQQAEIYHHPLDAQAQLNLDTYFAQLAPEAGTVDEVITIENRPITSMRNADGVLMLSFRELCDGPRSQADYMELSRLYHTVLLANVEQMGLATDDIARRFIAMVDEFYERNVKLIISAEVPLLELYTEGRLNFEFRRCLSRLQEMQSEDYLALAHLP